In one window of Psychrobacter sp. P2G3 DNA:
- a CDS encoding YqfO family protein, producing MYKLTVFIPDSALEQVKSALFSAGAGTIGNYEQCCWQVQGTGQFRPLEGSTPHIGMHDKLEEVDEWRVEMVINEEFIHKVINALKNAHPYETPAYDVIKVLDF from the coding sequence ATGTATAAATTGACGGTTTTTATTCCAGACAGTGCTTTAGAGCAGGTCAAATCTGCACTATTTAGCGCGGGTGCTGGGACTATCGGTAATTATGAGCAGTGCTGTTGGCAAGTACAGGGAACGGGGCAGTTCAGGCCGTTGGAAGGCAGTACGCCGCATATTGGTATGCATGACAAACTTGAAGAAGTTGATGAGTGGCGAGTTGAGATGGTAATAAATGAGGAGTTTATTCACAAGGTCATTAATGCCTTAAAAAATGCTCATCCTTACGAGACACCTGCATATGATGTCATCAAGGTTTTAGATTTTTGA